One Candidatus Methylomirabilota bacterium genomic window carries:
- a CDS encoding acetyl-CoA acetyltransferase, whose protein sequence is MKPAGFRDVALVGVAESDLGRVPGKTAIQLAAEASARALAGAGLGKADVDGLFTFGFGRMGAVQFGEYLRLRPRYSDSSFMGGSTPVAFIGHAAAAIRAGLCQVALVCYGSTQASDAARKLGGTPEDPRLPSSQYERPFGLPTPLGAYALAATRHMAVYGTTSEQLAEIAVATRSWAALNPVAMMREPLAIADVLASPVIASPLHRLDCCLVTDGGGALVITTRERARDLARVPIVVLGVAETHTHQIISQMPDLAVTGAAATGPRAFAMAGLGPGDIDVAEIYDSFTITVLLTVEDLGFCAKGEGGAFVAKQRTAPGGDFPLNTQGGGLSYCHPGVFGIFTVIEAVRQLRGECGPRQVADASVALCHGTGGVLSSSGTAILGRL, encoded by the coding sequence GTGAAGCCGGCCGGCTTCCGCGACGTCGCGCTCGTCGGCGTGGCCGAGTCTGACCTCGGCCGCGTGCCGGGCAAGACCGCCATCCAGCTCGCTGCCGAGGCCTCGGCCCGCGCGCTGGCCGGCGCCGGCCTGGGCAAGGCCGACGTGGACGGGCTCTTCACCTTCGGCTTCGGACGGATGGGGGCGGTGCAGTTCGGGGAATACCTCAGGCTCCGGCCGCGCTATTCCGACTCGTCCTTCATGGGCGGCTCGACGCCGGTCGCCTTCATCGGGCACGCGGCGGCGGCGATCAGGGCCGGGCTCTGCCAGGTCGCGCTGGTCTGCTACGGCTCGACGCAGGCCTCCGACGCCGCCCGGAAGCTCGGCGGCACGCCGGAGGATCCTCGCCTGCCGTCGTCGCAGTACGAGCGGCCGTTCGGCCTGCCCACGCCGCTCGGCGCCTACGCCCTGGCCGCCACGCGCCACATGGCGGTCTACGGTACCACCTCGGAGCAGCTCGCCGAGATCGCGGTCGCCACCCGCAGCTGGGCGGCCCTGAATCCCGTCGCGATGATGCGCGAGCCGCTGGCGATCGCCGACGTGCTCGCCTCCCCCGTGATCGCCTCGCCCCTGCACCGCCTGGACTGCTGCCTGGTGACCGACGGGGGCGGTGCGCTCGTCATCACCACCCGCGAGCGGGCCCGCGATCTGGCCCGGGTCCCGATCGTCGTGCTCGGCGTCGCCGAGACGCACACCCACCAGATCATCAGCCAGATGCCCGACCTCGCCGTCACCGGGGCCGCCGCCACGGGCCCGCGGGCCTTCGCCATGGCCGGCCTCGGGCCCGGGGACATCGACGTCGCCGAGATCTACGACTCGTTCACGATCACCGTGCTCCTGACCGTGGAAGACCTCGGCTTCTGCGCCAAGGGCGAGGGCGGCGCCTTCGTGGCCAAGCAGCGCACGGCCCCCGGTGGGGACTTCCCCCTCAACACCCAGGGCGGTGGCCTCTCCTACTGTCATCCGGGGGTCTTCGGGATCTTCACCGTGATCGAAGCGGTGCGGCAGCTGCGCGGCGAGTGCGGGCCTCGGCAGGTGGCGGACGCGAGCGTGGCCCTCTGCCACGGAACGGGCGGCGTGCTGTCCTCGTCGGGCACGGCGATTCTGGGGAGGCTCTAA
- a CDS encoding Zn-ribbon domain-containing OB-fold protein — protein MAPARPLPAPDHESAEFWRRVGAHALALQRCGACGTLRFYPRALCPECLSDRTDWVPVSGRGTLYSFSVCYRPASEAFADRTPYIVALVDLAEGVRLLANLVDCGPEQARVGMPVTLAYDDVADGATLYQFRPEAGAA, from the coding sequence ATGGCCCCGGCGCGGCCGCTGCCGGCCCCCGACCACGAAAGCGCCGAGTTCTGGCGGCGCGTGGGCGCCCACGCGCTGGCGCTCCAGCGCTGTGGCGCCTGCGGCACTCTCCGGTTCTACCCGCGCGCCCTCTGTCCCGAGTGCCTGAGCGACCGGACCGACTGGGTCCCGGTGAGCGGGCGGGGCACGCTCTACTCGTTCAGCGTCTGCTACCGCCCGGCGTCGGAGGCCTTCGCGGACCGGACGCCCTACATCGTCGCCCTGGTCGACCTCGCGGAAGGCGTCCGGCTGCTGGCGAACCTGGTCGACTGCGGGCCGGAGCAGGCGCGGGTCGGCATGCCCGTGACGCTCGCCTACGACGACGTCGCCGACGGCGCCACCCTCTACCAGTTCCGGCCAGAAGCTGGAGCCGCGTGA
- a CDS encoding efflux RND transporter periplasmic adaptor subunit has translation MVKALRLAALAALAVAIALVATWAVRGLNGDTGALSVTGTVEATQVDLSAKITGRVVELLVREGQPVERGQLLARLDDTELAAEVRRAEAALATAEAQLRDLLAGPRQQEIEQARAALRNATVTREWTERELRRVRELFGKDLVAAQEVDRAQQAYEVAVANEVAARERLALVEAGPRPHEVEAARARVAEARAALTLAQARLAEARLVSPITGLVLRKNVEVGETVNPGVSILTLMDPRDLWVRAYVPEIDIGRVKLGQEARITVDAYPGRAFAGTVSEIASEAEFTPKNVQTRKERVNLVFRIKIAVRNPDGVLKPGMPADAEIHP, from the coding sequence ATGGTGAAAGCGCTCAGGCTGGCCGCCCTGGCGGCGCTGGCCGTCGCGATCGCCCTCGTCGCGACCTGGGCCGTCCGGGGCCTGAATGGCGACACCGGAGCCCTCTCGGTCACCGGCACCGTCGAGGCCACGCAGGTGGACCTGAGCGCGAAAATCACCGGCCGCGTCGTCGAGCTGCTGGTGCGGGAGGGGCAGCCGGTCGAGCGCGGCCAGCTCCTGGCCCGTCTGGACGACACCGAGCTGGCCGCCGAGGTCCGCCGCGCCGAAGCGGCGCTGGCGACCGCCGAGGCGCAGCTCCGCGACCTCCTGGCCGGACCGCGCCAGCAGGAGATCGAGCAGGCGCGGGCAGCGCTGCGCAACGCCACCGTCACGCGGGAGTGGACGGAGCGCGAGCTTCGGCGCGTGCGCGAGCTGTTCGGGAAGGATCTCGTCGCCGCCCAGGAGGTGGACCGGGCGCAGCAGGCGTACGAGGTGGCGGTGGCGAACGAGGTGGCCGCCCGCGAGCGGCTGGCGCTGGTGGAAGCCGGCCCCCGCCCGCACGAGGTGGAGGCCGCGCGGGCCCGAGTCGCGGAAGCGCGGGCCGCGCTAACCCTCGCGCAGGCTCGGCTGGCCGAGGCCCGGCTCGTGTCGCCCATCACCGGGCTCGTCCTGCGCAAGAACGTGGAGGTGGGCGAGACGGTGAACCCGGGCGTCTCGATCCTCACGCTCATGGATCCCCGGGACTTGTGGGTGCGTGCCTACGTGCCCGAGATCGACATCGGGCGCGTCAAGCTCGGGCAGGAGGCGCGGATCACCGTGGACGCCTACCCGGGCCGGGCCTTCGCCGGCACCGTCAGCGAGATCGCCTCGGAGGCCGAGTTCACGCCGAAGAACGTGCAGACTCGGAAGGAGCGGGTGAACCTGGTGTTCCGCATCAAGATCGCCGTCCGCAACCCGGACGGCGTGCTGAAGCCCGGCATGCCCGCCGACGCTGAGATCCACCCCTAG
- a CDS encoding threonine ammonia-lyase translates to MIDIADIEAARERLRGAIYETPCAYSQTLSEITGAKCFVKLENLQMTGSFKERGAANLLLQLDARERRRGVVTASAGNHGLAVAFHAARLGLPAVIVMPEWAPLIKVTSARHYGAEVILEGADFDEAYARARELETARGLIFVHPFDDERVIAGQGTLGLELLEQRPDLDAVLVAIGGGGLAAGVAQAIKARRPEVRVIGVQADALPAMLHSLEQDQRVTLPPAPTIADGIAVRRVGELTLELVRKHVDEVVTVSEEELANAILLLLEIEKTVVEGAGAAPLAALVNRALGLAGRRVVLALSGGNIDVTMLSRIIERGLVKDGRLVRLGVLLRDRPGALARLSTLIAEERANILHIEHNRAFSQAPIGDTEVQLTLETSGRAQIERLLTRLEAAGYRAVERHP, encoded by the coding sequence TTGATCGACATCGCCGACATCGAGGCCGCGCGCGAGCGTCTCCGGGGCGCCATCTACGAGACGCCCTGCGCGTACTCGCAGACACTCTCCGAGATCACCGGCGCCAAGTGCTTCGTGAAGCTCGAGAACCTTCAGATGACCGGCTCCTTCAAGGAGCGCGGCGCCGCGAACCTGCTCCTGCAGCTCGACGCGCGCGAGCGCCGGCGGGGCGTCGTGACCGCCAGCGCCGGCAACCACGGCCTGGCGGTCGCCTTCCACGCCGCGCGCCTGGGCCTCCCCGCGGTGATCGTGATGCCGGAGTGGGCCCCCCTGATCAAGGTGACGTCCGCGCGCCACTACGGCGCCGAGGTGATCCTGGAGGGCGCCGACTTCGACGAAGCCTACGCCCGGGCGCGGGAGCTGGAGACGGCCCGCGGCCTGATCTTCGTCCACCCCTTCGACGACGAGCGGGTGATCGCCGGCCAGGGCACGCTCGGCCTCGAGCTGCTGGAGCAGCGGCCCGACCTGGACGCGGTCCTGGTCGCGATCGGCGGCGGCGGGCTCGCCGCCGGAGTCGCCCAGGCCATCAAGGCGCGGCGGCCGGAGGTCCGCGTGATCGGCGTGCAGGCCGACGCCCTGCCCGCGATGCTGCACTCGCTCGAGCAGGACCAGCGCGTCACGCTCCCGCCCGCCCCGACGATCGCCGACGGCATCGCGGTGCGCCGGGTGGGCGAGCTGACGCTCGAGCTGGTCCGCAAGCACGTGGACGAGGTCGTCACCGTGAGCGAGGAGGAGCTGGCCAACGCCATCCTGCTCCTGCTCGAGATCGAGAAGACGGTGGTCGAGGGGGCGGGGGCGGCGCCCCTCGCCGCGCTGGTGAACCGCGCGCTGGGGCTGGCCGGCCGGCGCGTCGTGCTGGCGCTGTCCGGCGGCAACATCGACGTCACGATGCTCTCGCGGATCATCGAGCGCGGCCTGGTGAAGGACGGCCGGCTGGTGCGGCTGGGCGTGCTCCTGCGCGACCGGCCCGGCGCGCTGGCGCGGTTGAGCACGCTCATCGCCGAGGAGCGGGCCAACATCCTGCACATCGAGCACAACCGCGCCTTCTCCCAGGCGCCGATCGGCGACACGGAGGTCCAGCTCACGCTGGAGACGTCCGGTCGTGCCCAGATCGAGCGGCTTCTGACCCGCCTGGAGGCGGCCGGATACCGGGCGGTGGAACGGCATCCGTGA
- a CDS encoding pitrilysin family protein: protein MIRLIIACALLLAALTPRAVSVAAEASRGTAEVLATTLANGLRVLLLEDHRSPIVSVQVWYHVGSRNEARGATGLAHFLEHLMFKGTPKHGPRQFARLVEQNGGQDNAFTAQDLTSYFVNIAAEKIDLVLDLEADRMRNLLLDPKAIEAEREVVIEERRTRTEDDPEGFLGEEVSSLAFKAHPYGFPIIGWMEDLKRVTPAEIRAFYRTYYVPNNAILVAAGDFKAPLVLDKVKRWFGGIPRGSEPPPVRAVEPPQNGERRVVVSKQAQLPIVYLAWHVPNQKSDDAPALEVLSTVLSGGRASRLYRHLVYERQLALEAGGDYPYFSLDPSLFWFWATAMPGQTPETLEKELLAEMERLKSEPVTDEELQRAKNQIEASFVFQQDSVYRRASLLARFETIGGYRLLDAYVPRIRAVTAADLQRVARAYFPADRKNVGILLPRP, encoded by the coding sequence GTGATTCGCCTCATCATCGCGTGCGCCCTGCTCCTGGCGGCCCTGACGCCCCGGGCGGTGTCCGTCGCCGCCGAGGCTTCGCGCGGCACGGCCGAGGTCCTGGCGACGACGCTCGCGAACGGCCTGCGCGTGCTCCTGCTCGAGGACCACCGGAGCCCGATCGTCTCCGTGCAGGTGTGGTACCACGTGGGCTCCCGCAACGAGGCGCGCGGGGCCACCGGCCTCGCCCACTTCCTCGAGCACCTGATGTTCAAGGGCACGCCGAAGCACGGTCCCCGCCAGTTCGCCCGGCTCGTCGAGCAGAACGGCGGCCAGGACAACGCCTTCACCGCCCAGGACCTGACCTCCTACTTCGTCAACATCGCCGCCGAGAAGATCGATCTCGTGCTGGACCTCGAGGCGGACCGGATGCGCAACCTCCTGCTGGATCCCAAGGCGATCGAAGCCGAGCGCGAGGTCGTCATCGAGGAGCGCCGCACGCGCACCGAGGACGACCCCGAGGGCTTCCTGGGCGAGGAGGTGAGCTCCCTCGCCTTCAAGGCCCACCCCTACGGCTTTCCCATCATCGGATGGATGGAGGACCTCAAGCGCGTCACGCCCGCCGAGATCCGCGCTTTCTACCGCACCTACTACGTTCCCAACAACGCGATCCTCGTCGCGGCCGGCGATTTCAAGGCTCCCCTCGTGCTCGACAAGGTCAAGCGGTGGTTCGGCGGGATCCCCCGGGGCTCCGAGCCGCCGCCGGTGCGCGCCGTGGAGCCGCCGCAGAACGGGGAGCGCCGGGTGGTCGTAAGCAAGCAAGCGCAGCTGCCGATCGTCTATCTCGCCTGGCACGTGCCGAACCAGAAGTCAGACGACGCCCCCGCGCTGGAAGTGCTCTCCACCGTGCTGTCGGGTGGCCGGGCCTCACGGCTCTATCGCCATCTCGTCTACGAGCGCCAGCTGGCGCTGGAGGCGGGCGGCGACTATCCCTACTTCTCGCTCGACCCGAGCCTCTTCTGGTTCTGGGCGACGGCGATGCCCGGCCAGACCCCCGAGACGCTCGAGAAGGAGCTCCTGGCCGAGATGGAGCGGCTCAAGAGCGAGCCGGTGACCGACGAGGAGCTGCAGCGGGCGAAGAACCAGATCGAGGCCAGCTTCGTCTTCCAGCAGGACTCCGTCTACCGGCGCGCTTCTCTGCTGGCCCGCTTCGAGACCATTGGCGGCTACCGGCTCCTGGACGCGTACGTCCCGCGGATCCGCGCCGTCACGGCCGCCGACCTCCAGCGCGTCGCTCGCGCCTACTTTCCGGCCGACCGGAAGAATGTGGGCATCCTCCTGCCCAGGCCCTGA
- a CDS encoding trypsin-like peptidase domain-containing protein: MPTLARGWTTALALLLLPAAAAAESCTEPLPALFERLSPAVVSIQATKINKAKPQRRFETVVGAGVVIERDGQVLTNAHVVDGSASLSITTSSGAKVAARVLGLDPVLDLALLRIETKAPLPTARLGDSSTLRVGEEVVAIGSPVGLEQSMTRGIVSGLNRLLPGLPDQPMIQTDAPINPGNSGGPLVDRCGGVIGINTFISEDAQSVGFAIPVNAVKAVLKDLRESGRVVRPWLGIQGRSVDPRLSSVLRLPLPPGYLAEIVFEGSPAERAGIQGGNLSIVIQGEEYLVGGDIVTAIQGQPVRTHEDYVARVNALRPGQRVRLTIVRDGQTREVTLTVAERPRLPSDLSD; this comes from the coding sequence ATGCCGACCCTGGCGCGGGGCTGGACCACGGCGCTGGCGCTGCTGCTGCTCCCGGCCGCGGCCGCCGCCGAATCGTGCACTGAGCCCCTCCCCGCCCTCTTCGAGCGCCTGTCACCGGCCGTGGTGTCGATCCAGGCGACGAAGATCAACAAGGCCAAGCCCCAGCGCCGCTTCGAGACCGTGGTGGGTGCCGGCGTGGTCATCGAGCGCGACGGCCAGGTGCTCACCAACGCGCACGTGGTGGACGGCTCCGCGTCGCTCTCGATCACCACGAGTTCGGGGGCCAAGGTCGCCGCGCGCGTGCTCGGGCTCGACCCCGTGCTCGACCTGGCGCTGCTGCGGATCGAGACGAAGGCGCCCCTGCCTACCGCCCGGCTGGGCGACTCGTCCACGCTCCGCGTCGGCGAAGAGGTGGTCGCCATCGGCAGTCCCGTCGGGCTCGAGCAGTCGATGACGCGCGGGATCGTCAGCGGGCTCAACCGCCTGCTGCCCGGCCTGCCCGATCAGCCCATGATCCAGACCGATGCGCCGATCAATCCCGGCAACTCCGGAGGCCCGCTCGTCGACCGCTGCGGCGGGGTGATCGGCATCAATACCTTCATCTCGGAAGACGCCCAGAGCGTGGGCTTCGCCATCCCCGTGAACGCGGTGAAGGCGGTGCTGAAAGACCTGCGCGAGAGCGGACGCGTGGTGCGGCCGTGGCTGGGCATCCAGGGACGCTCAGTCGATCCCCGTCTCAGCTCGGTGCTCCGCCTGCCGCTCCCCCCCGGGTATCTGGCCGAGATCGTCTTCGAGGGCAGCCCGGCCGAGCGCGCCGGGATCCAGGGCGGCAACCTCTCGATCGTCATCCAGGGCGAGGAATACCTGGTGGGCGGCGACATCGTCACCGCGATCCAGGGACAGCCGGTACGGACCCACGAAGACTACGTGGCGCGCGTGAACGCGCTCCGCCCCGGCCAGCGTGTCCGCCTCACCATCGTCCGCGACGGGCAGACGCGCGAGGTGACGCTCACCGTGGCCGAGCGCCCTCGCCTGCCCTCGGACCTGTCCGACTAG
- a CDS encoding uracil-DNA glycosylase, protein MHNRDLLARLNARIVRCRRCPRLVAHRQAAAAAPPRRYQGQKYWARPLPGFGDPRARLLLIGLAPAAHGGNRTGRIFTGDESGHWLYRALYEAGFANQPTSVRRDDGLRLRDAYVTAAVRCAPPANKPRPREIANCEPYLLEELRLLGRVRVVVGLGRIGWHAYLRARHRLDLPMPKRRPEFGHGAVATFDDGISLIASYHPSQQNTFTGKLTRPMFRAIFRTARALLERSAA, encoded by the coding sequence ATGCACAATCGGGATCTGCTCGCGCGCCTGAACGCGCGGATCGTCCGCTGTCGTCGCTGCCCTCGCCTCGTCGCTCACCGCCAGGCGGCGGCGGCCGCGCCGCCGCGGCGCTACCAGGGCCAGAAGTATTGGGCGCGGCCGCTGCCGGGCTTCGGCGATCCCCGCGCGCGGCTGCTTCTGATCGGCCTGGCGCCGGCGGCGCACGGGGGCAACCGCACGGGACGCATCTTCACCGGCGACGAGAGCGGCCACTGGCTCTACCGCGCGCTCTACGAGGCCGGCTTCGCCAACCAGCCGACCTCCGTGCGCCGCGACGACGGCCTGCGGCTTCGTGACGCCTACGTCACCGCGGCGGTCCGGTGCGCACCGCCCGCCAACAAGCCGCGACCCCGCGAGATCGCCAACTGCGAGCCCTACCTGCTCGAGGAGCTGCGGCTGCTGGGGCGCGTGCGCGTCGTGGTGGGCCTGGGCCGCATCGGCTGGCACGCGTACCTCAGGGCGCGACACCGGCTCGATCTGCCGATGCCGAAGCGCCGGCCCGAGTTCGGTCACGGCGCCGTCGCCACCTTCGACGACGGGATCAGTCTGATCGCCTCCTACCATCCGAGCCAGCAGAACACCTTCACCGGCAAGCTGACGCGCCCGATGTTCCGCGCGATCTTCCGGACGGCGCGGGCGCTGCTCGAACGCTCGGCGGCGTGA
- a CDS encoding ABC transporter permease has translation MGSRLYGIIAKEFIQLRRDALALTLALFVPVVMLFIFGWAINTDVKHVPTAVFDQSGSVEARTLLEALQNSQYFDVRHWARSQRELTRMIDDGTAKVGIVIPPDFARRLSRRAAEIQVVIDASDPMVATSAMNAATALAAQRSLQILTETAEGTRLRRESPPIDFRVRAWYNPDLVSAIFIVPGLIGALLMQTTITAMAVSVVREREKGTLEALVVSPIRRWELLLGKIIPNLFVAYGQMTMALVVARFVFDVPIRGSLVLLYALSLFFMWGTLGTGIFVSTASRTVPQAMQLAFLTFLPSIYLSGLLFPIEGMPRGAQYLAAVIPLTYYLRIVRGIVLKGIGLDLLWPNLVPLGIFGLVIFTLAIVRFRKQLG, from the coding sequence ATGGGCAGCCGGCTCTACGGCATCATCGCCAAGGAGTTCATCCAGCTCCGGCGGGACGCGCTGGCCCTCACGCTGGCCCTCTTCGTGCCGGTGGTGATGCTGTTCATCTTCGGCTGGGCGATCAACACCGACGTCAAGCACGTCCCCACGGCGGTGTTCGACCAGTCGGGCAGCGTGGAGGCCCGCACGCTCCTGGAGGCGCTCCAGAACAGCCAGTACTTCGACGTGCGCCACTGGGCCCGTAGCCAGCGCGAGCTCACCCGGATGATCGACGACGGCACCGCCAAGGTCGGCATCGTCATCCCGCCCGATTTCGCCCGGCGACTCAGCCGCCGGGCCGCCGAGATCCAGGTGGTCATCGACGCCTCCGATCCGATGGTGGCGACCTCTGCCATGAATGCGGCCACCGCGCTGGCGGCCCAGCGCTCGCTCCAGATCCTGACGGAGACGGCGGAGGGCACCCGCCTCCGCCGCGAGTCGCCACCGATCGACTTCAGGGTGCGGGCCTGGTACAACCCGGACCTCGTCTCGGCGATCTTCATCGTGCCGGGACTGATCGGCGCCCTGCTCATGCAGACCACCATCACGGCCATGGCGGTGTCGGTGGTGCGCGAGCGCGAGAAGGGCACCCTGGAAGCGCTCGTGGTGAGCCCCATCCGCCGCTGGGAGCTCCTGCTGGGCAAGATCATCCCGAATCTCTTCGTGGCCTACGGCCAGATGACGATGGCGCTTGTCGTCGCGCGCTTCGTCTTCGACGTGCCCATTCGCGGGAGCCTGGTGCTCCTCTACGCGCTGTCGCTCTTCTTCATGTGGGGCACGCTGGGCACCGGGATCTTCGTGTCCACCGCCTCCCGCACCGTGCCCCAGGCCATGCAGCTCGCGTTCCTCACCTTCCTGCCGTCGATCTATCTCTCGGGGCTCTTGTTTCCCATCGAGGGCATGCCGCGCGGGGCCCAGTATCTGGCGGCCGTGATCCCGCTGACGTACTACCTGCGCATCGTCCGCGGCATCGTGCTCAAGGGCATCGGGCTCGATCTGTTGTGGCCGAATCTGGTGCCGCTGGGGATCTTCGGCCTGGTGATCTTCACGCTGGCCATCGTGCGCTTCCGCAAGCAGCTGGGGTGA
- a CDS encoding isoaspartyl peptidase/L-asparaginase family protein, which translates to MARGRNGGTARVPSLIVHGGAGAEPADGRDELRDGVRAATDAGWRVLAGGGRALDAVETAVRVLEDHPRFNAGRGSALTSAGTVEVDASIMEGDRLRCGAVAAVARIANPVTLARRVMDDGRHVLIVGDGALAFARSVGVPECDPETLVTDRERRLQAEAARTPVGGGTVGAVALDRHGTIAAATSTGGRRGKLPGRVGDSPLIGCGTYADSTVGGVSCTGEGEAIIRVVLGRRALDWLKEADDPGYAARVAVDLLVEEGGGQGGLILLDWRGRAGYAHSTPFMSVAWMSPALTAPRVPS; encoded by the coding sequence ATGGCGCGAGGACGGAACGGCGGGACGGCCCGCGTGCCCTCTCTCATCGTCCATGGCGGCGCGGGCGCGGAACCGGCCGACGGCCGGGACGAGCTGCGGGATGGCGTGCGGGCGGCGACCGACGCGGGGTGGCGCGTGCTCGCCGGCGGAGGCCGGGCGCTCGACGCCGTCGAGACGGCCGTCCGTGTGCTGGAGGATCATCCGCGCTTCAACGCCGGTCGGGGCTCGGCGCTGACCAGCGCGGGCACGGTCGAGGTGGACGCCTCCATCATGGAGGGCGATCGCCTGCGCTGCGGCGCCGTCGCGGCCGTGGCGCGCATCGCCAACCCGGTCACGCTCGCCCGGCGTGTCATGGACGATGGACGCCACGTGCTGATCGTGGGCGACGGCGCGCTGGCCTTCGCACGCTCGGTCGGCGTGCCGGAGTGCGATCCCGAGACCCTGGTGACCGACCGCGAGCGCCGACTCCAGGCTGAGGCCGCCAGGACTCCGGTCGGCGGCGGCACCGTCGGCGCCGTCGCGCTCGACCGCCACGGCACGATCGCCGCGGCGACGTCGACGGGCGGCCGGCGGGGCAAGCTCCCCGGCCGTGTCGGCGACAGCCCGCTCATCGGCTGCGGCACGTACGCCGACAGCACCGTCGGGGGCGTGTCGTGCACGGGCGAGGGCGAGGCGATCATCCGCGTCGTGCTCGGCCGGCGCGCCCTGGACTGGCTCAAAGAGGCCGACGATCCCGGCTACGCCGCCCGCGTGGCCGTCGACCTCCTCGTCGAGGAAGGCGGAGGCCAGGGTGGGCTCATCCTCCTCGACTGGCGGGGCCGCGCCGGCTACGCGCACTCCACCCCCTTCATGTCGGTGGCCTGGATGTCCCCCGCACTGACCGCGCCCCGGGTTCCGTCTTGA
- a CDS encoding ABC transporter ATP-binding protein has translation MVTPGAEPAVVTRGLTRRFGRIVAVDHLDLTVRAGELYGFLGPNGAGKSTTLRMLCGILEPSEGEGSVLGIDLRRHPERVKSVIGYMSQRFSLYDDLTVQENLTFYARLYMVPRAQRSSRIERMLRLADLVGRERQLAGELSGGYRQRLALVCALVHAPRLVFLDEPTAGVDPVSRRTFWALIRHLADEGTTILVTTHYMDEAELCDTLGFIYQGRLIAEGSPARIKTEAFTASVIELEADPLRAAAEALAEWDAVDEVARIGVRLRVIVAPGGPDAAAVTGFLGARGVRVGWARAVEPSVEDLFVSFVDKDRKARVREQLRALASPGP, from the coding sequence GTGGTCACTCCGGGAGCCGAGCCCGCCGTCGTCACGCGCGGGCTCACCAGGCGCTTCGGCCGGATCGTCGCCGTCGATCATCTCGACCTCACCGTCCGGGCCGGGGAGCTCTACGGGTTTCTCGGTCCCAACGGCGCCGGCAAGTCTACGACGCTCCGGATGCTGTGCGGCATCCTCGAGCCCTCCGAGGGGGAGGGCTCCGTGCTGGGGATCGATCTCCGCCGCCACCCCGAGCGGGTGAAGTCCGTGATCGGGTACATGTCGCAGCGCTTCTCGCTCTACGACGACCTGACGGTGCAGGAGAACCTCACCTTCTACGCCCGCCTCTACATGGTGCCGCGCGCCCAGCGGTCGTCCCGGATCGAGCGGATGCTGCGCCTGGCCGATCTCGTCGGCCGCGAGCGTCAGCTGGCCGGCGAGCTGTCGGGCGGCTACCGGCAGCGGCTGGCGCTGGTGTGCGCCCTCGTCCACGCGCCGCGCCTGGTCTTCCTCGACGAGCCGACGGCCGGCGTCGACCCGGTCTCCCGCCGCACCTTCTGGGCGCTCATCCGCCACCTGGCCGACGAGGGGACCACCATCCTCGTCACCACGCACTACATGGACGAGGCGGAGCTCTGCGACACGCTCGGCTTCATCTACCAGGGCCGGCTGATCGCCGAGGGCAGCCCGGCCCGGATCAAGACCGAGGCCTTCACGGCCTCGGTGATCGAGCTGGAGGCCGACCCGCTGCGCGCGGCCGCCGAGGCGCTCGCGGAGTGGGACGCGGTGGACGAAGTCGCCCGCATCGGCGTCCGGCTGCGGGTGATCGTGGCCCCGGGCGGACCCGACGCCGCGGCGGTGACGGGCTTCCTGGGGGCCCGGGGCGTCCGCGTCGGCTGGGCGCGCGCGGTGGAGCCGTCGGTGGAAGACCTGTTCGTCTCGTTCGTGGACAAGGACCGCAAGGCCCGCGTCCGGGAGCAGCTCCGGGCGCTGGCCTCGCCGGGGCCCTGA